The proteins below come from a single Haemorhous mexicanus isolate bHaeMex1 chromosome 18, bHaeMex1.pri, whole genome shotgun sequence genomic window:
- the ZNF831 gene encoding zinc finger protein 831, which produces MEAQSPPGLAAAPAQPGPGPSPQGPSEPARGQALPQPLYLKALTIPLLQPVQPGCFQPHGPLVAARSCVHLDGSNVPLILKPLVPPESTEQPQPLLQKQLGQSLTLSIVSALPVLSSPSPCVKASIGSPGKSKKSGKYICKHCGRDCLKPSVLEKHIRSHTGERPFPCTTCGIAFKTQSNLYKHRRTQTHVNNTRLPSDSDISGGPEQNERSAESTTSPQGSKVLSSTSEDQGTHLKQPSSESSAATDTEKPHELLLPVTSSSSAASENQETTNQSLSSKAIQGVPEREPQSLSSPGALPNGPSLRKKMQEQRTPTANKHIQLQRQQATSSEKQWDYKALDCKLKKCESTDSGYLSRSDSTEQQMTSSSPLHSLHEHSTELENEAAFSSPRCASSSTAKPEAADKATASMLEKKRLEEHISKLISHNKSVVDDTQLDNVRPRKTVLSKQGSIDLPMPYTYKDSFHFDIRTCDVNRKKNLSLCSAKSTFAPLEKCKPMFFHSVPTQFSTTIDTVPVTRSNSLPVVEGARMVHDKAGCSKPLSLTKHSANTGTAGLLPSNDLTASSVDFPNSHPRALVRQTAVDDLPLSNVADHPSLSEELKGTKKLGAGEVIRAKNKKHNQRKLKMFSQEKWQMYGDETFKKIYQKTKSSQNAKKMKQKENKITDITSLTPNSVESASSTEITEERDGRSSSTDSPSSLVTAASTMGKSGMSADGNCVLQNAYSEETADRVSNLMETSHSVTAGAVTSQTSPELSGSDTEKCTAGSSTLLAPSTGELRLQDPECQLSSHGRNEDCLPVQSSNREKPSPGKESSAFELHCKSTSHNYGNHHGTKESGQHGLMPPWVPCNNRETAGKSQTLPSERKKLKFEVEKTQNVISVPCPSPSSETTEVSEADRGHCSATQCLPTAPVKFSTKAEEQKSSTGINEATGGTENVEYRKTIKLPIQALNYCDINLFSHPAGISKASLVGFLGSELGGSDSNSFALHNATDGDDKTCLVKTGAKVPLPSDNAVDVSSKSHHLQSDRLSPVPQQNAFSPKYILKLPQDKRASDLSPLLRSEQEMTPGTPVTDTLTTSPCSSSSTSLHSHSSDVVWSPLKSEVRQKAGKGEIQWSLHTNWKTPGFVSPVDSETTNIFTTAENTFHNQNFKQQDIAREDWKNKQNKNKLNYQRQTEEKWMSKSTCSVQTPKKKICFTSVYTSGFFISADIKDERKALHHLCSGSDSLIKTSVSSKGAEPTILGWDREGSPRILKDTPAPLQDLQLSQSSRDNPTYFCHSFGTFYCHTLSTHCKGFPVLPHSDRTSYSGTSPVPGSKSTFPSLSAEPRLTWCCLSRSLPLPSEQGGSAASAHPSMPPWHREPSRECTLSKYDISIFKMRNIAKTVAYGLTNTSLKTLVSSFSKGHQMQELSSDVPGGSFKNISEQKKKTVVCKKERLSTNKLKRSHKQKRIKVTPKWYRGRHSHGFAQLKMNRLSKRPCFPNRALDALRKGCSSQPPRLNKHKKCHPPQSKMQENCLHQQKDTSYSTSDKQLCRRKKEAKNNSGISSPTENLNHAKQKDKMDKKDISGQIREHPRTNASVQNITAPLGIAVTAHSFSSRADTSLQEFSRDVAICCWVTQPLVLQPSLPGQSRPSLRSHPLAASFGSCPGFTNTGTGDQPVSTNPEAAAPLSLHPGGSQENILKVESDSQIFGISEPVIQVSGREKAPSEENTHSPPTESSALSSQPGCSHLFGSQAESVPETVTRAQLPSREHSQRANVTQHLLELHGSTEKDRSHLQPNPYGRPPGTATATFKKPSMTLKSPEFKSYSATPPKTYKKRGLEMMRKQTRVEYDDTSSDDEDRLVIEI; this is translated from the exons ATGGAGGCCCAGAGCCCGCCAGGCCTCGCGGCcgctccagcccagcccggcccgggccCGTCCCCGCAGGGCCCCTCGGAGCCTGCCCGGGgccaggccctgccccagcccctgtaCCTCAAGGCCCTGACGATCCCGCTGCTCCAGCCCGTCCAGCCCGGCTGCTTCCAGCCCCACGGGCCCTTGGTGGCCGCCAGGAGCTGCGTCCACCTCGATGGCAGCAATGTCCCCCTCATCCTCAAGCCGCTCGTCCCCCCGGAGAGCACGGAGCAGCCTCAGCCGCTTCTGCAGAAACAGCTCGGGCAAAGCCTGACCTTGAGCATAGTCAGCGCTTTACCAGTGTTATCGTCGCCAAGTCCTTGTGTAAAAGCATCTATTGGGAGCCCGGGAAAAtcaaaaaaatctgggaaatacATCTGCAAACACTGTGGACGAGATTGTTTGAAGCCAAGTGTCCTCGAGAAACACATTCGCTCTCACACGGGAGAGAGGCCCTTTCCGTGCACCACTTGTGGCATTGCGTTTAAAACCCAGAGCAACTTGTATAAACACAGGAGAACTCAAACCCACGTCAACAACACCAGGCTGCCCTCAGACTCTGACATCAGTGGGGGACCAGAGCAAAATGAGAGATCAGCAGAGAGCACCACCTCTCCCCAAGGCAGCAAAGTCTTGAGTAGCACCAGTGAAGACCAGGGGACACACCTCAAACAGCCCAGTTCAGAGAGCAGTGCAGCAACAGACACTGAGAAACCTCATGAGCTCTTATTGCCAGTGACAAGCTCCTCATCAGCTGCTTCAGAAAATCAAGAAACAACAAATCAATCATTGAGTTCAAAGGCTATTCAGGGGGTTCCTGAAAGAGAACCTCAAAGTTTATCATCTCCAGGAGCTTTGCCAAATGGTCCGAGCCTGAGAAAGAAGATGCAGGAGCAAAGAACTCCGACTGCCAATAAGCACATTCAGCTGCAAAGGCAGCAGGCAACCTCTTCAGAGAAGCAGTGGGATTACAAAGCCTTGGACTGCAAGCTGAAGAAGTGTGAGAGCACTGACTCGGGGTATCTGTCACGCTCcgacagcacagagcagcagatgaCATCCTCCAGCCCCTTGCACAGTCTCCAcgagcacagcacagagctggagaacGAAGCTGCCTTCAGCAGCCCAAGGtgtgcctccagcagcactgcaaagccAGAGGCAGCTGACAAAGCCACAGCCTCGATGCTAGAGAAAAAGAGGCTGGAAGAACACATTTCAAAGCTTATTTCTCACAACAAAAGTGTGGTGGATGACACCCAGTTAGACAATGTCAGGCCCAGAAAAACTGTCCTTTCTAAACAGGGAAGCATTGACCTTCCAATGCCTTACACATACAAAGACTCTTTCCATTTTGATATCAGAACTTGTGATGTAAATAGGAAAAAGAATCTTTCTCTTTGTTCAGCAAAATCTACCTTTGCACCCCTGGAGAAATGCAAGCCAATGTTTTTCCATTCAGTTCCCACCCAGTTCTCCACAACAATCGACACTGTGCCTGTTACTCGGAGCAACTCCTTGCCTGTTGTGGAGGGAGCAAGGATGGTGCATGACAAAGCAGGATGCTCAAAACCACTTTCTCTTACTAAGCACTCTGCaaacacaggcactgctggttTGCTGCCTAGCAACGATCTCACTGCCAGTTCAGTGGATTTCCCTAATAGCCATCCCCGAGCTCTAGTCAGACAAACAGCAGTGGATGATTTGCCCCTTAGTAATGTGGCTGATCATCCTTCTCTGTCAGAGGAGCTGAAAGGGACTAAAAAGCTTGGGGCTGGAGAAGTAATCAGAGCTAAAAATAAGAAACACAATCAAAGGAAGTTGAAAATGTTCTCTCAAGAAAAATGGCAAATGTATGGAGATGAAACATTTAAGAAAATCTACCAAAAAACGAAAAGCAGTCAAAATgccaagaaaatgaaacaaaaagagaaTAAGATTACAGATATTACAAGCCTGACTCCTAATTCAGTGGaatcagccagcagcactgaaataactgaggaaagagatggcaggagctctTCAACTGACAGTCCTTCCTCCCTTGTGACAGCAGCTTCAACCATGGGTAAATCAGGAATGTCTGCTGATGGTAATTGTGTTCTGCAGAATGCGTACTCTGAGGAAACTGCAGACAGAGTGTCCAACCTAATGGAGACATCACATTCTGTAACTGCTGGAGCTGTAACCAGCCAAACTTCCCCAGAGCTCAGTGGCAGTGACACAGAGAAatgcacagctggcagcagcacactgctggctccaaGCACTGGTGAGCTCAGGCTTCAAGATCCTGAGTGTCAGCTGAGCAGCCACGGGAGGAATGAGGACTGCTTGCCAGTACAGAGTAGCAACAGGGAGAAACCAAGCCCTGGGAAAGAATCCAGTGCATTTGAATTGCACTGTAAAAGCACTTCACACAATTATGGGAACCATCACGGGACTAAGGAAAGTGGCCAGCATGGCCTGATGCCCCCTTGGGTCCCTTGCAACAACAGAGAAACTGCAGGGAAATCCCAGACTCTGccatcagaaaggaaaaagctgaaatttgAAGTGGAGAAGACACAAAATGTGATTTCAGTGCCCTGCCCTAGTCCCAGTAGTGAAACCACTGAAGTAAGTGAAGCAGACAGAGGTCATTGCTCTGCCACTCAGTGTCTTCCCACAGCTCCAGTGAAATTCTCCACTAAAGCAGAGGAGCAAAAATCAAGCACAGGAATTAATGAAGCCACTGGAGGTACTGAGAATGTGGAATATAGGAAAACAATCAAACTTCCCATACAAGCTCTCAATTACTGTGACATCAACCTTTTTTCACATCCTGCAGGTATTTCAAAAGCTTCACTGGTGGGATTTTTAGGGTCTGAATTAGGGGGAAGTGATTCCAATTCTTTTGCCTTGCACAATGCAACAGATGGAGATGACAAAACATGTCTTGTAAAAACAGGAGCAAAAGTGCCACTTCCCAGTGACAATGCTGTGGATGTGTCTTCTAAAAGCCATCATCTGCAATCTGATCGTTTAAGTCCAGTCCCACAACAAAATGCCTTCTCTCCAAAATATATCCTTAAATTGCCCCAGGACAAGAGAGCCTCAGATCTGTCACCTTTGCTTCGATCTGAACAGGAGAtgacacctggcacacctgtcACAGACACCTTAACCACCTCACCCTGCTCTTCTAGCAGCACATCCCTCCATTCTCATTCCAGTGATGTGGTTTGGTCCCCTTTAAAATCTGAAGTGAGACAAAAGGCTGGCAAAGGAGAAATTCAATGGAGTCTTCACACGAACTGGAAAACTCCAGGATTCGTTTCACCAGTCGACTCAGAAACCACAAATATCTTCACCACAGCAGAGAACACCTTTCATAACCAAAACTTCAAGCAGCAGGATATTGCAAGAGAggactggaaaaacaaacagaacaaaaataaattaaattatcaaAGGCAAACAGAAGAGAAGTGGATGAGTAAAAGTACTTGCTCTGTACAGACtccaaagaagaaaatctgcttTACTTCTGTGTATACCAGTGGCTTTTTCATATCTGCTGACATCAAAGATGAGAGGAAGGCTTTACACCACCTTTGCTCAGGAAGTGACTCTTTGATAAAGACATCAGTTTCTAGCAAAGGTGCAGAGCCAACAatcctgggatgggacagagaGGGAAGTCCACGCATCCTGAAGGACACCCCAGCACCACTGCAGGAtctgcagctttcccagagCTCAAGAGACAACCCCACTTATTTTTGCCATTCTTTTGGCACTTTCTACTGCCACACTCTCAGCACTCACTGTAAAGGattcccagtgctgccccacTCTGACAGGACCAGCTACTCTGGCACTTCTCCAGTGCCAGGCTCCAAGAGCACCTTCCCATCCCTCAGTGCCGAGCCCCGGCTGACCTGGTGCTGTCTGAGCAGGAgcctccctctgccctcagAGCAGGGGGGCAGTGCAGCCTCTGCCCACCCCTCCATgcccccctggcacagggaaccCAGCAGGGAATGCACCCTCTCCAAATACGACATCTCCATtttcaaaatgagaaatattgCCAAGACTGTGGCATATGGCTTAACAAACACAAGCTTGAAAACGTTGgtttcatccttttccaaagGACACCAGATGCAGGAG TTAAGCTCAGATGTTCCTGGTGgttctttcaaaaatatttcagagcaaaagaagaaaacagtagTTTGCAAAAAGGAAAGACTTTCAACAAATAAACTCAAGAGGAGCCACAAACAGAAAAGGATTAAAGTCACCCCTAAATG gtaCAGAGGGAGGCACAGCCATGGATTTGCTCAGCTGAAAATGAACAGGCTGAGCAAGAGGCCCTGTTTTCCCAACAGAGCTCTGGATGCTTTGAGAAAGGGCTGCTCATCCCAACCCCCCAGATTGAATAAGCATAAGAAGTGCCATCCTCCTCAATCCAAGATGCAAG AAAATTGTCTACACCAGCAAAAAGACACATCATATTCCACCTCAGACAAACAactttgcagaaggaaaaaagaagcaaagaataaCTCAGGAATATCTTCCCCTACTGAAAACCTAAACCATGctaaacaaaaagacaaaatggatAAAAAA GACATTTCTGGGCAAATCAGGGAACACCCAAGAACAAACGCCTCTGTCCAGAACAttacagctcctctgggaatagCTGTGACAGCTCATTCCTTTTCCTCCAGAGCTgacacatccctgcaggagTTCAGCAGGGACGTGGCCATTTGCTGCTGGGTGACACAGCCCCTCGTgctgcagccatccctgcctgggcaATCCCGGCCAAGCCTTCGGAGCCACCCCCTGGCAGCTTCTTTTGGGTCTTGTCCTGGGTttacaaacacaggcacaggtgACCAACCTGTCAGCACAAacccagaggctgctgctcctctttccTTACATCCAGGAGGAAGCCAGGAAAACATATTGAAGGTAGAGTCAGACAGCCAAATATTTGGAATATCAGAGCCGGTGATCCAGGTCAGTGGAAGGGAGAAAGCTCCTAGTGAAGAAAACACACATTCACCTCCCACAGAAagctcagctctcagctcccagccaggatGTTCACATTTGTTTGGATCCCAAGCAGAGTCTGTTCCTGAGACAGTCACAAGGGCTCAGTTACCCAGCAGGGAACACTCACAGAGGGCAAACGTAACTCAGCATCTCCTGGAGCTGCATGGAAGCACAGAAAAGGACagatcccacctgcagcccaATCCCTATGGAAGGCCACCTGGAACAGCTACTGCTACCTTTAAAAAGCCCTCAATGACTCTCAAATCCCCTGAGTTCAAGAGTTACTCTGCAACACCCCCCAAGACATACAAAAAGAGAGGTTTAGAGATGATGAGGAAACAAACGCGGGTGGAATATGATGATACGAGCAGTGATGATGAGGACAGGCTGGTTATAGAAATATAG